The genomic stretch TGACTGTGTCCCTGGTGACCATGTCCCCTGGGTGactgtgtcccctggtgtccgtGTCCCTCGGTGACCGTGTCCGTGTCCCCTGGGTGACCATGTCCCCTGGTGTccgtgtcccccagtgtccgTGTCCCCCGGTGACCGTGTCCGTGTCCCCTGGGTGAccatgtcccctgggtgtccatGTCCCCTGGTGTCCGTGTCCCCCGGTGTCCGTGTCCCCCGGTGTCCGTGTCCCCCGTGTCCGTGACCATGTCCCCCGGTGTCCGTGTCCCCCGGTGACCGTGTCCGTGTCCCCTGGGTGGCTCTGTCCCATGGTGACCGTGTCCCCCGGTGTCCGTGTCCCCCGGTGACCGTGTCCATGTCCCCTGGGTGGCTCTGTCCCATGGTGAccgtgtcccccagtgtccgTGTCCCCCGGTGACTGTGTCCGTGTCCCCCGGTGTCCGTGTCCCCCGGTGTCCGTGTCCCCCGTGTCCGTGaccatgtcccccagtgtccgTGTCCCCCGGTGACCGTGTCCGTGTCCCCTGGGTGACCATGTTCCCTGGGTGTCCATGTCCCCTGGTGTCCGTGTCCCCCGGTGACCGTGTCCGTGTCCCCTGGGTGACCATGTCCCCTGGATGactgtgtcccctggtgtccgtGTCCCTCGGTGACCGTGTCCGTGTCCCCTGGGTGACCATGTCCCCTGGTGTccgtgtcccccagtgtccgTGTCCCCTGGTGACCGTGTCCGTGTCCCCTGGGTGACCATGTTCCCTGGGTGTCCATGTCCCCTGGTGTCCGTGTCCCCCGGTGACCGTGTCCATGTCCCCTGGGTGACCATGTCCCCTGGTGTCCGTGTCCCCCGGTGTCCGTGTCCCCCGGTGaccgtgtccgtgtcccccccGCAGGTGGCAGGATGCAGCCGTGCGCCGGGGGCTGACGCGGAGCCGCCGGCCGCGGGGAGCGGGAGCCCCGCCGCCCACCCATGGTCGCGGCTGGCAGCCGGGGCGGCCCCCGGTGAGCAGGGGCACAGCCGGGCACGCCGGGCACGCCGGGCCCGCGCCATGACGAGCCTGTTCCGCCGCAGCAGCAGCAAcggcggctcccgcggcggcTCCTCCGCCCAGGAGCTCAACAACAGCCGCCCCGCCAGGCAGGTGCGGCGCCTGGAGTTCAACCAGGCCATGGAGGACTTCAAGACCATGTTCCCCAACATGGACTACGACATCATCGAGTGCGTCTTGAGGGCCAACAACGGCGCCGTGGACGCCACCATCGACCAGCTCCTGCAGATGAACCTGGACGGCAGCGGCTGCGAGGACAGCTCCGACTCGGAGGACAGCATCCCGCCCGAGGTACCGGCCCGGGGCTCCCCTCTGGGGGCTCTGCCTTCCACACCTGGGGCACGTCAGTCTcatcctgcctcctcctgcccagcacattGCTACTCGACTGCTGCGGGCAGGCAGAGGTTGGAGTGCCCGGATCAGCTGGGCTGCTGCACCGAGGGTTGGCTTGGGCAGTGCTTCAGGCTCAGGCCAAGTGCTCTCCTCCCTCTCACTCACCCCAAAACCCATCAGGAACCCTTCTGCTGCTGTCAGAGAGACTCCCTGGGGCTGTGTGCACCAAGGGTAGGCTCAGCCACCCTCTTCCCTTGAAAGCAGTACCTCCAAACTCCACCAAACTCCACCAAAACCCCCCTGGGTGCAGGAGGCCCAGTGCCAGCAGGTTGCCCCGTCCTTGCAGCAGCATTCAGCCTGTGccatccctgttttgctgctgcaCGTGGGGCTCTGGCTCACTGGGGAACATTTCCCTGTGCTGCCCTCACCCCGTCCTCTCACCCTGCAGATCTTGGAGCGGACCCTGGAGCCGGACAGCTCGGACGAGGAGCCCCCTCCCGTGTACTCCCCTCCTGCCTACGAGAGCCAGGCCTTGGGCAGCCGCTACCCCCGCGCCCCACCCACGCCCCCGCCCAGGTGAGACCCTGCCCcgcacagctcctgctcctggggcacctgtgccagcaccCGGGGTcaggctgagctcctggggcaccctgtgcaggtcaggctgagctcctggggcacctgtgccagcacccggggtcaggctgagcccctggggcaccctgtgcaggtcaggctgagctcctggggcaccctgtgcaggtcaggctgagctcctggggcacctgtgccagcaccCGGGGTcaggctgagctcctggggcaccctgtgcaggtcaggctgagctcctggggcaccctgtgcaggtcaggctgagctcctggggcaccctgtgccagcaccCGGGGTcaggctgagctcctggggcaccctgtgcaggtcaggctgtgtcagCTGCCCCTGGCACGGCTGTCTGGCCCTGCTCCTTATAGGGTCCAGTGAGACAAAGCCAAGGGAGATGAATGAAGCTCACAGCTGGCAGAGAAATCCCTGTGAGGGTCTGAACCACCAACAGCTGAGGGGCCGGAAAGCCTCTCTGGCAGCCTGTGGAATGGCAAAAATCAGCTCGTGGGCGGGGAgcactcactgctgctgctgctggaaaacaccaggtgctgggccagccccaccctggctggctgctcaCCACACACCTCGGCTGGCTCGCTTGGCCCTGGCAGCACTGCTCTGGCTGTGGGACAGCAAGTGTGAGCCCTGGGCacctctgtgccagccctgccctctgtgcAGGCTGGGTGTGACATTGGGAGAGGGACGTTTGTCAGTTTTGTGGGCAaatccctgcagtgctggggctccACCGGGCTGGTTTtgggaggagaaggaaaaccCAGCATTCAGAGTTGCAGGGCAGGGCTTGAGATACAGCCCCCAAATATTCCAAATGCTCTAGGAAAGCTTTCACTCTCCAGAGCTGATGGTAACACTGCAGGTTTGGGGATGTGTTGGGGTTTCGTGGTTTCCAGGACTGCTGGTGGAGCCGGgcaggctctgctgtgccaggctctgctgtgccaggctctgctgtgccaggccctgctgtgccaggccttGCGCCACGCTGCCACAAGGTGTTGTGCTGGTGTTGGTgttgtgctggtgctggtgctggtgttGGTGTTGGTGGGTTTCTCCTCAGCAGAGGTGCTCCTGTGCTTGCCCCACAGGACGGACGTGCCCTGTCCCAGCAGCACCGTGCACTACAGGAACTGGAACCCACCACTGCTGGGCAACCTCCCCGAGGACTTCCTGCGCATCCTGCCCCAGCAGACTGCCCCAGCTGGCACACAGGTGAGCTCGGGCACCCCTTCCAGCCTGCTCTTGGGGTGGCATGGACACCATCCCAGTGCTCAGCCTCCCTGAGCTTGCAGCATCAGCACACTGGGTACCACATGTGCACTAACCCAAAAGTTCTGGAGTGTGTCCTGTTCAAGAGACTGAAGTGGGCAAGGTGTGAAAGAGCTCTTAGGAAAGCTTTGATCTTTTTCCTGCATTATCCCAGTGATTAGTGCCAGAAATGCCACTTGCTATAAGCACCTAATATTTTCAATTATTTGAACATCttgccctctgctctggtgaggagcagcaggaccaGTAATGCTCCTAAggagagcagcactgccagggcactTGAGGGCTGCTGCAGTGGAATCTGGGTGGGAAACCTAGTGCAAGCCAGAGGATTTGCCCTTGGGAAATCAGAGTCCACATGTGCTCCATGGCTGTTTTACAAACAACATTtgggtgccagcagcagggcaggcaatGGGCAGCATCCCGTGGGGAACAAGCAGCTCCAACACGTGCTGGGCATCATCCCTCAGCCCTTTGCTAACACAGGAACCCCTAAATGGCTCCAGCACCCTCCTGGCATGGGGGAGCTGCAGGCACCCTGCTCCCCACTCTCGTTTTGTCTCCAAAGGCAGCCTGCCACGTTTTCATGAATGATTGCCCTGCAAGTTGAGCTGCACGGGCTCTGTTACCTTTCTGGGAATAGGAGCATGCCAATTCATTTGGGCTCAGGGGGAGGAGAAGagcagctgcccttttctttccCCAGTAATTGTGTGCTTTTGCTTTTTATGGCTCTCTGGGAGCAGCTACAAATCAGATAAACATTGTAGGCAGGgatgaggctgtgctgctccccagGTGTGAGGTGTGACGTGCCTGGTGCGGGGGTGTTTGTCAGCAGGACACTGCAGGCTCTGCTCCTTGGAGATGGGAGACAAAGCAGCGATTCTCGTACCTCCACACCAGGTTCTGCTATGACACAACCCCATGGCTTAGAGAGTTAAAagtccctgccagcctgtgctctGCTAAAGGAGCTCCAGAAGGCTCCCACGTGGGATGTGTGTCCCCTctgccctgtccccattcccaaggGGCAGAGGCAGTGCTGCCCTGTCCCCGTTTGTCCCTTTTGGCCCTTTGGGCTGTTGGGCAGAGGAGGGAGGgcccctgtgggagcagcagtgggtgccccccgggctggggcagctgcggtGTCGCACACAGAGGGGCAGGAGGCCGAGCTCGGCCCCGGGGCTGCTGCAGGCACCCCGAGAGCAGCACCCAGCGTGTCCTGTTTGCCTGGCAGGGCTCCCCCCGCTGCCGGCAGCCCGTGCCCCGCGGCCAGGGCTCGCTGGAGCAGGAGCGCCGCTGGAAGCAGTACCTGGAGGACGAGCGCATCGCCCTCTTCCTGCAGAACGAGGAGTTCATGAAGGAGCTCCAGAGGAACCGGGACTTCCTGCTCGCCCTGGAGAGAGGTGAAAGGCCCTTCAGAAAGTTCTGCTTTTTGGGCGtgtgccctgccgtggctctgcctgctggcagCGGTGCCCTGCCCGTGGGATCAGGGCTTGTGCCAAAGCAGAGCCAGTACAAGAtgtggccaggctggggcagtgtCTGCCCACGCTGCCGGGCTGCTCCctggctcctgctctgccccccTGCCCGGCTCTCTGCAGCATctctggcagagcccagcagaatcCGTGGCAAGGAGCTTTGGGAatggccctgagccctgcccagccctgccagtggTGCTCTGCAGggtcctggcagcactgtccctgcaggAAAGCCACGGGTGTGCTGGCGTGTGCTTGCGGTGGGTgggcagctcctctgctgctgcgGGCTCCCACCCAAGGGTTTGTGGTCACTGTGCTGAAGCAAAGCCCAGCTGCCTCCCTTGCCAGCAGCCACGGGCTGTGAGGGCAGCGGGGAGCAGAGCCATGTGCTCTGCCTCCAGGGCCTGATCGAGCGGGCGCTGCGCTTTTTGTGTTTCAGATCGATTGAAATATGAGTCAAAAAAATCCAAGTCGACTGGTGTTGCTGTCAGCAACGACTTTGGTTTCTCCTCAGTATTATCAGGTAACTTCCAAGACATATATGAGCATTGTCTCTCCACAGCAGGATCCCCCACAGCCCTGCattcccatccctctgcccagCTGCCCCCAGAGTGGCTGTGGAGGAGGGATCTGCTGATgcctccctgctgccctcccaGCACAGACAGGAGCTGGTGGGTCATGGGGGTGGGTGCTCCTGCCCTCCCCATGTGGAGGTGCTGCTGCATCctgcctccatccatccatccatccatccatccatccatccatccatccatccatccatccatccatccatccatccctgccctccctgcctgggctggagcagaggaTTGTGCCTGCAGGCATAATGACTGTTCTGGGTAATCCTGATTAACCTCGGagcacagcagctgcccagagtcaGAATTAGAGCTGGTGTCTGTCGATGGCCccatgtggggatgggcaggcctgggcagcctggcagggctccAGCTGGGCTCCCAGACCTGGGGAACAGGGACATGGCTCTGGGGTCTCTGTTCCCTGACCCGGCTGGGCTTGCTCCTGATCCACTGGGTAGCATCATCCAACAcccagagcacactcagagcccAGGGGAATTTGGAGCTGCTGACCCTGGAGGGAGGTGCTggtgctggggctgagcccctgtgagggtGTGCTGCCAGCCCACGGCTCTGCACTCCTGGTCCCAGGGGttgtgtccccagatgtccccatcCACAGCCATCCcacctgctctgcccctctgccctcgGCTGCTGCTGGAACTGAAAGCTTTGTGACAGCCCCCTgtccaggcaggcaggcaggcaggcactgCCGGTGAGCCGTGTTTGGGCTGTTTGCCTTGCAGGTGAGGGAGCTCCCTCTGGAGCCGGCGAGGCCGGCGGGGCCGTGTCCGACGATGCCTTATTCCGAGACAAGCTCAAGCACATGGGCAAATGTGAGTGTGTGCAGGGCCCgggctggcacctggcagggctggggggcagctgggagtggggtgggcagggggaaTGGCAGCAGTACCTGGCACTCGCCCAGACTCAGGCACAGCCTGATTTTCCCACCACAGATCAGAGCAAGGTCCTTGGGTGGCCCCAGCTGGGCTGCAGGCACTGGGAACACAGGGAGGGGTGGGTAAGGAAGGTCGTGAAAATCccagaaaaaggggaaaacatGGGCACCTACCACCAGGAACCAAAGCATCCCTGTCTCCCTCCCCGAGTCTGGGCCTCACCACAGGGTGTTGGGTGTGGGTGGCTCtcgctgccctggccctgcccctctcctttcccctgcccatggcagcttTGGGAGGGGTTGTTGGGTTTGGGTGAGACCCTCAGGCAGCTGCTTCCTTCCAGCCACGCGCAAGAAGCTGTTCGAACTCGCCAGAGCCTTCTCCGAGAAGACAAAGATGaggaaatcaaaaagaaaacacTTGTTGAAGCACCAGGTGTATCCTgaaagggctgtggggcaggggaggCTCCCCAGGGGCTCCTGTGTGGCTGGAGcgtgggctgggaagggtggctgtggtCCCTGGCCACATCCTGGCCCCACAGTGGTTTTCCTTAGCGGAGGGagcaggatggggacagcagcCTCCACAGCAAATCTTCTGGATGACGTGGAAGGACATGCATATGGTAAGgagtgctgtgccaggctgtgctgggtgtgctgggcttGGCAGGCTGGGTCCGTGGTGCCACATCagcccagggctggctcaggTGTGAACGCCTGGCAGAAATACCCCTGTGGGCCAGAATCTATAAAGAAACTCCCCGAGTGCCACTGGGAATTGTCTCTCTGAGCAAGGACACCCTGCCCTGGGGAAGCTGGGCtgcctgccccgggctggggccgtGGTGCAGGGGTGCCCTGGTgtgcaggtgctgcagccccACCTGCTCTGCCTTGCAGATGAAGAGTTCCAGGCACGGCGGCAGCAGCTccgtgaggaggaggaggcgccGAAGGAGGGGCAGTAAATGGTGAGAGGCACCTGGGGATGGGTGGGTGATCACCTGGGTGTGCATGGCCCAGCCCGGCTGGAGGAAGAGCCTGGGCTTTCGGCTGGGTGCAGAGTGTGTCTGGCTGGGGACAAGCCCCACCAGTGGCCATGAGCGTTGTCACTGTGTGGCTGAGGCTGAGCTCGTGCTGTTCTCTTCCCTCCCTGCAGGTCCCAGCTCTGGGGTTCCTTGCTGGCACAGGACGTGCACGAGGCTTCATCAGGAGATGGCTGcaaaaggaaaaacccacccaacAAACCACCCGGATTTTGGCTGTTCCCCCTCTGCTGCTGTACTCCTCTGAAGTACAAGTATCGAAGTGAGGCACAATGTTTTCTTACCAATGGTTTGAAAACGACTTTTCCTATCGAGAAAATcagccaaaaaggaaaaaaaaaaaaaaaaaaaaaggcaaaaaaagcgcGGGCAGCTGCTGCGAGTGAGCGGCTGCGGCTGTGGAGGAGCCagcgagctggggctggggaggggcagcCCCGCCTGCTCCCCGGCCGGCGGCACGGGAGGAACGACATGGAACGGAATCAGTGCTACTAACGAGGATCCAGCCCCACGCGGGGCCTGCCCGGCCGGAGCACTCCTGAACATATCTGTAGTGGTCTGATGTGACTGCACTCTGAGCACACCGGAACAAAAACCACGCCAGAAAGGGAAGCTAACAGCCGCTGTCTATTATTGCTAGGAGTAATGAGCAGAGATTCAGATCAGGTAATAGTCAAATAATATAAATTGTTTATAAAGGAAAGGCCTTCTTTTCCTAGGCATTTCACTTTGAATTAAACCTTTGCCTTGGCATTGCTACAACTGCCTTGAAGTTGGGGAGCTTTgtggggcagcaccaagggctggATTCCTCACCGGTTTAACCCTCACTGATGCAGCAGGACACATCCCACGGGGTGtggggtgctggggctgcctgcTCACCTCTCACTGTAGCTGAGAGGCAGAGCCCaagccaggggctggcagggctggtggaGGTGTTTCCAGCACAGAGTTTGTACCAGggcctggggcactgctgggcttggtgcggggcaggagcagagccccttCCTCGTGCCCGCGGCGCCGGGATCCTGCAGCTCTCGGAGATGCTGTCAGGCTAAAAATAATTACATAAACAAATTCCTTCGCTGTGTAAGTAATGAGTGACGAGCGTAAAGTCAGAATCCGCTCCCGCCAGCACATTTTCTTCTCCTTTATCGGCACAACGCTCCCTGCCAAATGCAGGAGGTGGCTGTAGACGTGCCTGTTACACTGCCTGCCTCCTGCCAACCAGCACAAATGTTGCAGGATCGGAGCTGTGAAGGCGGCAGACGCAGGAGCCCCAGCCATCAAACACTCACGCAACTGTTTTCCCTGCCTCTCGGCAGGGTTTGGTAACAAAAGTCCCCCTTGCAGGcgctggctccctcaggctcctctGCGCTCCCCACGGAGCCCGCGTGCCTTTGAAGTGGACGCCAAGATTTGCTGCCCCGGCggcgctgcagctgctgcacctGTTGAGCGCTGCTGCCGTCCCCTCCGGCCGTGCTGGGGATCAGGGCACCCCCTGAGCCTCACTCGCCCTGGTTCCTGGCCAGGGTAGGGCTGTTCCCAGGTGTCTGGGGCTGTTCcaggtgtctggggctgcagggTCTCTGTGCTGTCTCTGTAGCACAAAACGCTCCCGCAGCGCCGGCGCTCAGACGAGTTCTGGGGAGCCGAGGGCCAGGGCAGGTGCCGTGGGCTGGGAGCACCCCGGGATGCCAGCAAGCCTTGCGTTCCTAATATCAAAGCAGCAGAATTCCCACCCCACCCAGCCCATAGCAGTTCTGGTATCCTCTCCTTTGCTTTTGAAGGATGGAGGAGCAATCTTGGGTTGTGGCAGCACGGTGACAGGTTAGGCCACCTCAAGCCATGCTGGGGTCCCACACCGTGGGCAGCACCCCTGCTCCTGGTGGGGTGCACAACTGTCAGGAGTGGGCACAGAAtgccccaggctgccctgcccagggtgGGATGTGGGGCTGGAGGGGTGCAAGGGGCTACGGGGGAATCAGGGAACAGAAAATCCTTTAGCCCCTGGGTGGGATTTCCATTCTGAGAGAGCTGAGGAGAAggaggggctccttccctgccctcctggccctgggggccctgAGGCTGCCGTTactccctcccagcccagagcagctctgcataTTTGGAAGAAAATCAAACTTGGAAGCGGATTAGGCTGTCACCATTCCACGGCGGGCGGCGGTGCCAGTACGGTTTCCATGAGCGCAGGAAGCACCACGGCCGGGCGGGAATTCTGGAATTGGTTTCCATGAGCGCGGGAAGCACCACGGCCGGGAGGGAATTCTGGAATTGGTTTCCATGAGCGCAGGAAGCACCACGGCCGGGCGGGAATTCTGGAATTGGTTTCCATGAGCGCAGGAAGCACCACGGCCGGGCGGGAATTCTGGAGTTCTGCTCTCCCTGACCGGGAggggctgccccagggctgggctgggtcctgccctggctgcagggatgggtgAGCTGCCCTGGGAGATGGCACAGGGCCACAGGCCGGTCCTGTGCACCGCTGGCagctgggacagagggggacactgTCCCTCATCTCAATCTGCTCGGtcagggacacctgggtcacctctgccagccagcccaggtgtgctgggagcatccccgggccagcagctgcctctgctttCTGCCTGAGCTCGTCCTCTCTGCTCCCACAGAGAGAGGGGCAGTGAGAAAGggtggctggggctgggagcaggggaggggacagcacagggggctcagtgcccagccctgctggctctgaCCCTGCACCAAAGCTCCGTGGCCACccaggcctggcacagggctctgggcacgGCCCTGCCACCACCACTCCCCAACAAGCTGCCCTGACACATCCCAGGCCAGGCACAGCCTCTGGGGGATGTCACTCTGTGGCCGTGTCAAAATATCCTGGAGGCACGAAGCATGGTTTTAATGGAGGCGGAGAGGGGTTTTAGTGTGCTGTGAAAAACA from Melospiza melodia melodia isolate bMelMel2 chromosome 21, bMelMel2.pri, whole genome shotgun sequence encodes the following:
- the CUEDC1 gene encoding CUE domain-containing protein 1 codes for the protein MTSLFRRSSSNGGSRGGSSAQELNNSRPARQVRRLEFNQAMEDFKTMFPNMDYDIIECVLRANNGAVDATIDQLLQMNLDGSGCEDSSDSEDSIPPEILERTLEPDSSDEEPPPVYSPPAYESQALGSRYPRAPPTPPPRTDVPCPSSTVHYRNWNPPLLGNLPEDFLRILPQQTAPAGTQGSPRCRQPVPRGQGSLEQERRWKQYLEDERIALFLQNEEFMKELQRNRDFLLALERDRLKYESKKSKSTGVAVSNDFGFSSVLSGEGAPSGAGEAGGAVSDDALFRDKLKHMGKSTRKKLFELARAFSEKTKMRKSKRKHLLKHQVMGTAASTANLLDDVEGHAYDEEFQARRQQLREEEEAPKEGQ